Proteins from a genomic interval of Trueperaceae bacterium:
- a CDS encoding SulP family inorganic anion transporter, protein MTRDAPARSPERPRWGDLAAGLTVAAIALPQALAYAELAGMPPVAGLWATVPALFAAAAFLSARELQVGPVATTSLLAFGTLSAVATPGSPEWVGAAALLALLVGAVRAAIGLLGWGRIAYLLSRPVRIGFLNAAAVLIAASQLPAALGVEVEGGVLRGAAVALLSPDRWSAGALAFALGTILASVLARRLHPLVPGVLAAVVLSTAASATLAYGGPVVGAIPDAWPRPRLDLPWGQVPRLAVGAVVLALVGFAEAASIGRDLAARARRRWDPDREFVAQGAANLAAGLFGGFPVGASFSRSAVARLAGARTRWASVATAVALLAALPFTPWLAPLPQATLAGVILAAVASLVRPGDVIGVLRDSRSQGVIALATFLLTLALAPHIEEAVLIGVLLAVGQHLRREQQLRIDDAAEAGVLTLTPRGVLWYGSAARIEERVPDLLADHPEAHRLVVDLSACGRVDWTAATSIREALEDAEAAGLTVALRGVPHHARSWLRSVWRDVPEEGGPPPEARPPRR, encoded by the coding sequence CGTCGCCGGCCTGTGGGCCACCGTCCCCGCCCTCTTCGCCGCCGCGGCGTTCCTGTCCGCCCGTGAACTCCAGGTCGGCCCCGTCGCCACCACCAGCCTCCTCGCCTTCGGGACGCTGTCCGCCGTCGCGACGCCCGGCAGCCCCGAATGGGTCGGCGCCGCCGCCCTCCTCGCCCTCCTCGTCGGGGCGGTGCGCGCCGCCATCGGGCTGCTCGGGTGGGGCCGCATCGCCTACCTCCTCTCCCGCCCGGTGCGGATCGGCTTCCTGAACGCCGCGGCGGTGTTGATCGCCGCCAGCCAACTCCCCGCCGCGCTCGGCGTCGAGGTGGAGGGCGGCGTCCTGCGCGGCGCCGCGGTCGCGCTGCTCTCCCCCGACCGCTGGAGCGCCGGCGCGCTCGCCTTCGCGCTCGGCACGATCCTCGCCAGCGTCCTCGCCCGCCGCCTCCACCCCCTCGTCCCCGGCGTCCTCGCCGCCGTCGTCCTCTCCACGGCGGCGTCCGCGACCCTCGCCTACGGCGGCCCGGTGGTCGGCGCCATCCCCGACGCCTGGCCCCGCCCCCGCCTCGACCTGCCGTGGGGGCAGGTCCCCCGCCTCGCGGTCGGCGCGGTCGTCCTCGCCCTCGTCGGCTTCGCCGAAGCCGCCTCGATCGGACGCGACCTCGCCGCCCGCGCCCGCCGCCGCTGGGATCCCGACCGCGAGTTCGTCGCGCAGGGCGCCGCGAACCTCGCGGCGGGCCTCTTCGGGGGGTTCCCGGTCGGCGCCAGCTTCTCGCGCAGCGCCGTCGCCCGCCTCGCCGGCGCCCGGACGCGGTGGGCGAGCGTCGCGACCGCCGTCGCCCTCCTCGCCGCGCTGCCCTTCACCCCCTGGCTGGCGCCGCTCCCGCAGGCGACCCTGGCCGGCGTCATCCTCGCCGCCGTCGCCAGCCTCGTGCGGCCCGGCGACGTGATCGGCGTGCTGCGCGACAGCCGCTCGCAGGGCGTCATCGCCCTCGCGACGTTCCTCCTCACCCTCGCCCTCGCCCCGCACATCGAGGAGGCGGTCCTGATCGGCGTGCTGTTGGCGGTCGGGCAGCACCTGCGCCGCGAACAACAACTCCGCATCGACGACGCCGCCGAGGCCGGCGTCCTGACGCTCACCCCCCGCGGGGTGCTCTGGTACGGCAGCGCCGCCCGCATCGAGGAGCGCGTCCCCGACCTGCTGGCCGACCACCCCGAGGCGCACCGCCTCGTCGTCGACCTCTCCGCCTGCGGCCGCGTCGACTGGACCGCCGCCACCTCGATCCGCGAAGCGCTCGAGGACGCCGAAGCCGCCGGCCTCACCGTCGCGCTGCGCGGGGTGCCCCACCACGCCCGCTCCTGGTTGCGGTCGGTGTGGCGCGACGTGCCCGAGGAGGGCGGACCGCCGCCCGAGGCGCGCCCGCCACGGCGCTAG